From a single Nicotiana tabacum cultivar K326 chromosome 8, ASM71507v2, whole genome shotgun sequence genomic region:
- the LOC107762488 gene encoding thymidine kinase-like: MSYSTSSFKNPVSLPTGIDQRDHNHVNSGEIHVIIGPMFAGKTTALLRRVNSEAKMGRNVVMIKSNKDTRYAVDAVVTHDGTKFPCWSLPDLSSFKQRFGQVAYEKVDVIGIDEAQFFDDLYDFCCNAADIDGKTVVVAGLDGDYLRRKFGSVLDIIPLSDTVTKLTARCEICGKRAFFTLRKTEEMQKELIGGAAMYMPVCRQHYVNGKSIMESAKKVIESHQVQELIPEKPLVA, encoded by the exons ATGTCTTATTCGACTTCATCATTCAAAAATCCAGTTTCTTTACCCACTGGAATAGATCAAAGAGACCATAATCATGTTAATTCAGGCGAAATCCATGTAATAATTGGCCCAATGTTTGCTGGTAAAACTACTGCTCTTCTTCGTCGGGTCAATTCTGAAGCCAAAATGGGCAG AAATGTGGTAATGATCAAATCAAACAAAGATACAAGGTATGCGGTAGATGCAGTGGTGACACATGATGGGACAAAATTCCCATGTTGGTCATTGCCTGATCTCTCATCTTTCAAACAGAGATTCGGTCAAGTTGCCTATGAAAAG GTGGATGTGATCGGCATTGATGAAGCTCAGTTTTTTGATGACCTTTATGATTTTTGCTGCAATGCTGCTGATATTGATGGGAAGACTGTAGTTGTCGCTGGCCTAGATGGTGACTACTTAAG GAGGAAGTTTGGCTCAGTACTTGATATTATTCCACTTTCAGATACCGTTACAAAGTTGACAGCAAGATGCGAGATATGTGGCAAACGAGCATTTTTTACCTTAAGAAAAACTGAAGAAATGCAGAAGGAGCTTATAGGTGGTGCTGCTATGTACATGCCTGTCTGTCGACAACACTATGTTAATGGCAAATCGATCATGGAATCTGCGAAAAAGGTCATTGAATCTCATCAAGTGCAGGAACTGATTCCAGAGAAACCTCTAGTTGCTTAG
- the LOC107781019 gene encoding uncharacterized protein LOC107781019 encodes MSSFNPLTSILNQNKLEGLNYVDWKRNLDIVLTAEGYKFVITEECLEKPENATDDQVKAYDKWVKADEMAQSSVYGSAYDMLESLKDMFDEQNRAAKQTTMKSLLNTKMAEGSSVRDHVLKMMSLLNELEVLGAVIDKESQVEMVLQTLPDNF; translated from the exons ATGTCTTCATTCAACCCACTTACCTCAATTTTAAACCAAAACAAGTTAGAAGGACTGAATTATGTTGACTGGAAAAGGAACCTTGATATTGTCCTAACTGCTGAAGGTTACAAATTTGTAATCACTGAGGAGTGCCTAGAAAAACCCGAAAATGCTACCGATGATCAGGTTAAGGCCTATGACAAATGGGTTAAGGCTGATGAGATGGCGCAAT CATCAGTCTATGGGTCTGCTTATGATATGCTCGAAAGTCTCAAAGATATGTTTGATGAGCAAAATCGTGCAGCTAAGCAGACAACTATGAAATCCCTTTTGAACACCAAGATGGCTGAAGGATCATCGGTCAGGGACCATGTTCTGAAAATGATGAGTCTTTTGAATGAACTGGAGGTCCTTGGAGCTGTGATTGATAAGGAGTCTCAAGTTGAGATGGTCCTACAGACTCTGCCTGACAATTTTTAA